One part of the Dysidea avara chromosome 10, odDysAvar1.4, whole genome shotgun sequence genome encodes these proteins:
- the LOC136236473 gene encoding uncharacterized protein — translation MASSAPSASVERNPLGKKLNSQTKYLLMKLWEYFKQEVKKCKISVNITERISKATGIVCNAFFAGFWHTLRHAGISRTSIVRVRMEYRKKGSLSTPRKRYKCSRVHVDADSLDRDAIRQDPFIVRKEGNLSLSKILAKLKNDGVFSGGRK, via the exons atggcgtccagtgcacCGTCAGCGAGTGTGGAGCGAAACCCTCTTGGAAAgaagttaaacagccaaacgaagtatctacttatgaaactatgggagtactttaagcaagaagtgaagaaatgtaaaatttctgtcaacatcacggagagaatctcAAAGGCCACTGGTATTGTATGTAATGCattctttgctgggttttggcatacattacgccatgcagggatttcaaggacatccatTGTAAGAGTTAGAATGGAGTACCGCAAGAAAGGCAGTTTATCTACaccaagaaaaag gtacaaatgttcacgagtccatgttgatgcagacagtttGGACCGAGATGCcatcagacaagatccattcattgtacggaaggAAGGAAATCTATCactctcaaagattttg gccaaacttaagaatgatggtgttttctctggaGGTAGAAAAtag
- the LOC136236474 gene encoding fucose mutarotase-like has product MDLVPNDKARELKTPVWDEYKKLMNAAEGKEIKVNMIERFEFYEVAKKVFAVVATGEGAPYGNIILTKGVFLLRNNKVLL; this is encoded by the exons ATGGATCTGGTACCTAATGACAAGGCTAGAGAGTTGAAGACACCAGTATGGGATGAATATAAGAAGTTGATGAATGCTGCTGAAGGAAAGGAG ATCAAAGTTAACATGATCGAGAGGTTTGAATTTTATGAAGTGGCTAAGAAAGTATTTGCAGTAGTGGCCACTGGAGAAGGGGCACCATATGGAAACATCATCCTCACTAAAGGAGTATTCCTGCTGAGGAACAATAAAGTGTTACTGTAG